The Aedes albopictus strain Foshan chromosome 1, AalbF5, whole genome shotgun sequence genomic interval GTCCTCAAGTCACGCTCGCAGACTGTCACCCGAGATGAGCTGTTCTCGCTGGAAGATTCACTCCCACAGGCTTCGTTTGTCGCTGCTTTGAACAACAAGTACGTCTCCGTGAAACAAGGCGTTGATGTCACTGCCAACCAGGACGAGATTGGCGATAACGAAACCTTCCAGCTGGAGTACGATTGGTCTGCCCACCGTTGGGCTCTGAGAACCACTCAGGTAAGCTCGGTACGGCCTTTCGGTGCGGTTCTAATTTAACGAGGTTTACATTCCGATACTTTCAGGATCGCTATTGGTGTCTGTCCACCGGCGGAGGTATTCAGGCCACAGGCAATCGCCGTTCAGCAGATGCGCTGTTCGAACTGGTCTGGCATGGAGAAGGTTCCGTATCGTTCCGTGCCAACAATGGAAAACTGCTGGCAACGAAACGTTCCGGTCATCTGTTTGCCACCGCCGAAGCGGTCGAGGACACAACCAAATTTTACTTCTATCTTATTAACCGCCCGATCCTTGTGCTGAAGTGTGAACAAGGCTTCGTCGGGTATCGTGCTCCGGGAAGCAACAAGCTAGAGTGCAATAAGGCTATCTACGAAACTATTCTGGTCGAACGTGCACCCAAGGGTGTTGTCTACTTCAAAGGTAAGAGTATAGTACTATACTTATCGCTTGGTTAAATTGAGAACAGTGATGATTGGCCATGGCCACTCACGATTTACGCGTGAGAAATCATTTTCCGGTACTTCTCATCCTACATATGTAGAGAGCAGGATGTTAGAAATTAAATCGAGAAGGAATGAGCCAAGACCTTCAAATACAAATATacggggtctgtgtcatttggtataaagtcatttggcataaggccgtttggcataaggtcacttggcataaagacatttagcataacggtcatttggcataatggacactttgcataataaagaagggtgcatttcgattatgccaaatgtccattatgccaaatgaccgttatgccaaatgtctttatgccaaacgaccttatgccaaatgactttatgccaaatgtcccgctcccctaTAAGGATGAATCCATTTGTTACGATTAATTGTTACAACATTAAAGAACTTCTTTTATTCTTCATAGGTCAAAACGGCAAATACTGGCGAATCGACGGTGAGGGTATTGCCGCCGACTCGGACACTCCTGTTGACGGATTCTACATTGAACTGCGAGAACCCACACGTATTTGCCTGCGGTCAAAGGACGGCCGGTATCTGGGTGCGACCAAGAACGGCACATTCAAGCTGGTTGACACCGGTTTTGATACGGCCACCCAGTGGGAATACTAAGAAGCATCATTCAGCGGCATCTCATCGGTTCGGGTATACTCGCACTCGAAATTTTAGCATGTTAGGTTACTACTCTTCTCACTCATCTACCTATTACTATTAGGGCTACTATTCCATCGAAACTCAAGCAAAATTCATTGGAAGGAAAATCATGGAACGACATACGACGCAATCAATCTCTCTCACTCTTTTAAACTCTactctttaaattttatttgtaaatttattttACTGTCTTTCGTATTGTAAAAGGTAGCATATTTTATAAAGCAGTCAATAAAAAGCCGAAGTGGAAAATAGCGCTCTTGACTAACTAGAGTTGGAGCAAGGAGTTTCGAAAAATCGCattgttatttcaaaacaaccatcTCAATATGATGCATGCGTGCGTATATTTATTGCAATATTCATACATCAAAAAGCTAAATAAGTTGTAATAACTAGTGATCACTAAAGTTAAAACAAAACTATCGTAAACGTAAAAAAGAATAAATAAAATGTAACACATAACGAAATCATGCGTTtccttaagtaaaaaaaaacacattatcGTCCCAATTCACAAATTACGCAATACGAAATTTAACTACAAATGATAAAAATCAGAAAATGCTTGATATTTTGAACTAACAGGCGCAAAAGTGATACACTGCTTGACATTGTTCTCATCGTCAAACGCTAAAACTGTAAACGTCCGTCATCAAATTCGAACGATTTCTACATCCGACAGATGCATATATAAAGCGTGGCAGAATTGTGATTAACGAATCCATCTTAGTTGAAATGACTACATATATTTAAAGCAAATAACTACAATGTCACTGTGGGTGCTATCCCCCCGACAAAAATATGAAttgaaacaaataaataaataacccaACAACTGCCAAACAGTCTGATACAATTGTATTCGGAAAGCCGATAAAACATCAACAGAACCAACACGCAGCCCAGCCCATGCAACTTAGATACTAAATTTTTATTGCCACTCCTAGACATCATTTTCGAACCAAAATTATCAATCGGGGTGCAAGGCCCCCAATCAATGAAGCGAAATTATTGCATCAACTTTGTAAAGTATTTATCATTAGTTATGAGTTTCCAAAAGCTAAGAAACTCTGTTAGcaattcatgtaaaaaaaaaaaacaattataattTATTACATTTAGGTTCGTCGAAAGGTGTTCTTGTGTTGTAACAGACCGTATTTCGATGAACACCATTATTGAGCGGAAAATATCATACTAAGGAGGTGGAAGGTGAGCCTCCTCTCGatttggcacagacaaacagcgGAAGACGTAcagcgaatgatttttttttatcgaccGTGCGTAAACGCTATTCTGAATATTTTACGAATTTAGAGAAGAGAAAAATGATACAATatacagaagaagaaaaaaaaacaatgtaaacGTATGTGTGTAATCAAATCGAATTGAAGTAAAGTATATCAATAAAACTATCTTTAAGATTTGTTTTTTATTCGAACAATTCTCTTAAGCCTACGTGGGATCGAGATtttgaccgcagggcaccggtatgatctaTGTAGCCGACTCCGAACACTTGGACCATCTCTTGTATAGCCACTCCGCCACTCCGCCACTAGCcactccgagtccacgcgccacctgatctgttagctccaagacgatgtgaatGATAGACGTTGacacggcattccagccaagctCTTCCCTACACAtcatctggacaagattgtccgcagtggtttcctccccgcatgtggtcaCGAATTTTActaaaacgcgggcacacgaaaaaTGGTGTTTCGTCGTTTCTTATAAACTAGCCCAAACCgagagaacccgcatgaccgaaacgatgtagatactttCGGAAGCAGCCATCCCTTTtgcacgctgccatttgaccatggaggccatcctggcagtcctgcataTAGCTgcatatgcctcttgtgccgcgcatttcgaatcactctaaggggcgatttcttcaccctggcttaagcattaagccaggtttaactgtatgggtaagcctgacttaccggttaagccgaggtgaagaaatcggccctaagggtcgatttcttcacctcggcttaaccggtaagccaggcttacccatatagttgagcctggtttaacgcttaagccagggtgaagaaattggccataaggggcgatttcttcaccctggcttaagcgttaaaccaggtttaactatatgagtaagcctggcttaccagttaagccgaggtgaagaaatcggccctaaggatGCCGACAGGCACcacaccagtaatgacgcagagcgcgtagtgtgacacggtacggtactcAGCCTATGAGTACTTTCCAGcgtaccacggtagctttcggtacttagcgccatgtcccacgccgggccgctataccttagtatggacgtgaTGACACTAGCGTACATCACAGAGCTAATGGACATCATCCGGAACactgccactatagctgtggaggctcttttacagacgtaatcaacgtggctaccgaaggtaagctaatCGGTGATTATCatccccaagtgtttgacggagcgcttcgaagtgatagtgcaatcgcctacatgaTCACTGCTACCTCAGATTTGTGGTAAACCATCCCATCCTCCACAACcgcgatcgagtgggcagtagtcaattccacttcttcgatagCCTTACCGTAGACCTCCAGGGTAATATgatcagcaaagccgacgatctccacttCCACCggaaactctaacctcaacacctcgtcgtacatgacatcccATAacgccggacccaggatggagccttgcgggactcctgaggttatgtgaaagtactaaactagtactcgattcaggAAGTAACGTCCGAGAATCTTATGCagatacccgggtatccccagacgcaggagcacatcggcaatagctggataactggcgctattgaacgcgttccttacacccagagtcactactgcacagtagcgaatcccctttCTCTTACGATCCAGTGCTTtctcggtggtttttgtaaccgacaggatagtgtCTGTAAAATTCCACTTCGGATATGTTATGGATAAACGTCCGGTTAGGTTTACGTATAGTTCAGAACTGATCTTACTTTATTTCTACCTAGATTACCAACTCTCAGATCTCTCATAATCATTCGATTGCCACTCACCTACATAAGGGGTCTTTACTCGAAAGGTCGAAACCACGGATACTGTAGTGTCTACGAtcgacctccccttccagaaGCCTCACTGGCTACTCGAAAGATCATTTACACCCTTGGTGCACCTCaatattctattgaggatgatcttttcgagcaccttccccgccgtgtcgataaAGCATATCGGCCTATATGTCGACGGGTCACCGGGTGGATTCTCCACCTTTGGCAATAAAACCAGGCCCTGTCGCTTCCAAACCTATGATAAAACTCCCTAATCAAGGCatatctgcatagcagacctgaacatttcGGGAGCCTTTGCAATAATTACTTTTAAgggcaggttcggaactccgtccagatctggggccttacctacgctaagagaATTTGTTATCCTCGCaaattccacatcggtgaccctctcctcatcaccaaccccagtctccggctgtcctacgaaa includes:
- the LOC109427655 gene encoding protein singed isoform X1, coding for MNGSSYEINTNGDILSQNQQKGWWTIGLINGQYKYMTAETFGYKLNANGASLKKKQLWTLEPSNTGESIIYLKSHLGRYLSVDSFGNVLCESEERDAGSRFQISIADDNSGRWALKNEQRGYFLGGTPEKLTCTAKAPGREEFWSVHLAARPQVNLRAVGRKRFAHLSESQDEIHVDANIPWGEDTLFTLEFRTDEEGRYALHTCNNKYLNSNGKLETKCTDDCLFSAEYHSGHLALRDRHGLYLSPIGSKAVLKSRSQTVTRDELFSLEDSLPQASFVAALNNKYVSVKQGVDVTANQDEIGDNETFQLEYDWSAHRWALRTTQVSSDRYWCLSTGGGIQATGNRRSADALFELVWHGEGSVSFRANNGKLLATKRSGHLFATAEAVEDTTKFYFYLINRPILVLKCEQGFVGYRAPGSNKLECNKAIYETILVERAPKGVVYFKGQNGKYWRIDGEGIAADSDTPVDGFYIELREPTRICLRSKDGRYLGATKNGTFKLVDTGFDTATQWEY
- the LOC109427655 gene encoding protein singed isoform X2 — translated: MNGSSYEINTNGDILSQNQQKGWWTIGLINGQYKYMTAETFGYKLNANGASLKKKQLWTLEPSNTGESIIYLKSHLGRYLSVDSFGNVLCESEERDAGSRFQISIADDNSGRWALKNEQRGYFLGGTPEKLTCTAKAPGREEFWSVHLAARPQVNLRAVGRKRFAHLSESQDEIHVDANIPWGEDTLFTLEFRTDEEGRYALHTCNNKYLNSNGKLETKCTDDCLFSAEYHSGHLALRDRHGLYLSPIGSKAVLKSRSQTVTRDELFSLEDSLPQASFVAALNNKYVSVKQGVDVTANQDEIGDNETFQLEYDWSAHRWALRTTQDRYWCLSTGGGIQATGNRRSADALFELVWHGEGSVSFRANNGKLLATKRSGHLFATAEAVEDTTKFYFYLINRPILVLKCEQGFVGYRAPGSNKLECNKAIYETILVERAPKGVVYFKGQNGKYWRIDGEGIAADSDTPVDGFYIELREPTRICLRSKDGRYLGATKNGTFKLVDTGFDTATQWEY